One Solibacillus sp. R5-41 DNA segment encodes these proteins:
- a CDS encoding thiamine pyrophosphate-dependent dehydrogenase E1 component subunit alpha, giving the protein MNETVVTHDQVGLSEEDVLKMYETMLLARRIDERMWLLNRAGKIPFVISCQGQEAAQVGAAFALDNQKDYIAPYYRDMGVVLHFGMTAKDLMLSAFAKAEDPNSGGRQMPGHFGQKKNRILTGSSPVTTQVPHAVGVALAGRLQQKDFITFVTLGEGSSNQGDFHEGANFAGVHKLPVIIMVENNQYAISVPVERQLGCAKVSDRGIGYGMPGITVDGKNPLEVYKVVKEAADRARNGEGPSLIEAVTFRLTAHSSDDDDRQYRTAEDIAEGRAKDPILLFEKYIKDAGIADESWFEQINEQLMVIVNEATDYAEAAPYAAPEDALKYVFAEGDEA; this is encoded by the coding sequence ATGAATGAAACGGTAGTAACGCATGATCAAGTAGGGTTATCTGAGGAAGATGTGCTTAAAATGTACGAAACGATGCTACTTGCGCGACGAATTGATGAGCGTATGTGGTTATTAAATCGTGCAGGGAAAATTCCTTTTGTTATTTCTTGTCAAGGCCAGGAAGCTGCTCAAGTAGGTGCAGCATTTGCACTAGATAATCAAAAGGACTATATCGCACCGTATTACCGTGATATGGGCGTTGTTTTACATTTTGGCATGACGGCAAAGGATTTAATGCTTTCTGCGTTTGCTAAAGCAGAGGACCCGAATTCCGGGGGACGTCAAATGCCTGGACATTTTGGGCAGAAGAAAAATCGAATATTAACTGGCTCTTCTCCCGTTACGACACAAGTACCACATGCAGTTGGGGTGGCGCTTGCAGGTCGTTTACAACAAAAGGACTTCATCACCTTTGTGACGCTTGGTGAAGGTTCATCTAACCAAGGTGATTTCCATGAAGGTGCCAATTTTGCGGGCGTTCATAAATTGCCGGTCATTATTATGGTGGAAAATAACCAATATGCGATTTCGGTCCCAGTAGAGCGTCAACTAGGCTGTGCAAAAGTATCGGATCGCGGCATTGGCTACGGGATGCCTGGCATTACAGTGGATGGGAAAAACCCACTTGAAGTGTATAAAGTGGTGAAAGAGGCGGCTGACCGAGCACGTAATGGCGAGGGACCTTCTTTAATTGAAGCGGTCACATTCCGTTTAACGGCGCACTCGTCGGATGATGATGACCGTCAATACCGAACAGCGGAAGATATCGCAGAAGGGCGAGCAAAAGATCCAATTTTACTTTTTGAAAAGTATATAAAGGATGCAGGCATTGCGGATGAATCTTGGTTCGAGCAAATAAATGAGCAATTGATGGTGATTGTAAACGAGGCGACGGATTATGCAGAGGCTGCTCCTTATGCAGCACCTGAGGATGCACTGAAATATGTCTTTGCGGAAGGAGATGAAGCATAA